One Novipirellula galeiformis genomic window carries:
- a CDS encoding PVC-type heme-binding CxxCH protein encodes MKRCRAITKLLSIALTLCTGIALASEPVSAPVPAPLAAQQMTLPAGFEVSLFAGEPDVVQPIAMTFDTRGRMWVVECLSYPGWTSDGTGADRVAIYEDTDGDGKHDKRTVFLENGVNLTGIELGFGGVWLTATPNLIFVPDRDGDDRPDGPAEVLLDGWDLTARHNVFNSLIWGPDGWLYGCNGILSNSKIGAPGTPDDQRTLMNCGVWRYHPTRKTFAVMASGTTNPWGLDFDEYGQAFITNCVIKHLFHVVPGAHYDRMFGQDVNPYAYTLLPSCADHIHWGGGHWTESRSGDAHDDPGGGHAHSGCAIYLGDNFPAEYRNNVFMCNIHGSRLNRDTLDREGPSYVAHHARDFLLANDPWFRGISVKCGPDGGLYITDWTDTGECHNYEVADKSNGRIYRVTYGEAKRAPSNLAKASHEDLVAMQFDRNEWNVRQSRRLLQERSVDPKVARSIADLLIQMHPKDDREAVRQLWALYAVGGMDAIGRAGIVQDTASEWVRFWMIQLAADEPDAWSSQLRDQIAVQLVDSTPLIRRSLASTCQQRIRLGYLDEVREILLQLISNRDDANDTTLQTLNWYAVEPVVASHPELVLQWMPQITMPLVRTHIARRMMTLEGGFDRLAKQWRTAEDSAWQADTLRGTLEAYAGVEKLSMPEAWPETYARLQTHPDAEVQHAAKLLGTLFGDLNVIEGFRELANDPTEDPQQRLVALEILLTRKADRMGPTLRKLLDDKELRTAAIRGLVSVGGKEVPELLLARYADVTPAQRQEIIQSLTTRPEYAYPLLDAIDKGRIPRGDVSALIVRQLQAINDESLSRRLVEVWGEVRPVSETKRELIEKYRAEFTPAALAAANLAEGKKVYTQTCASCHKLFDEGGELAPELTGSQRANLDYLLDNILDPSAIVPVNYRVVVLLLDDGRILQGVVENENPLQLTLRTATEEIVVPLDSIEVRKRSSLSMMPEGMLEHLTAEQRRDLIAYLQSPSGEVK; translated from the coding sequence ATGAAACGGTGTCGTGCGATCACAAAGCTATTGAGTATAGCGCTCACGTTATGTACCGGAATTGCGTTGGCGAGTGAGCCTGTCTCCGCGCCGGTTCCGGCTCCGTTGGCAGCCCAGCAGATGACGCTTCCGGCTGGCTTCGAAGTCTCATTATTTGCCGGTGAACCCGATGTGGTGCAACCGATTGCCATGACCTTTGACACCCGCGGGCGAATGTGGGTCGTCGAGTGTTTGTCCTATCCGGGATGGACATCTGATGGCACTGGAGCCGACCGTGTTGCGATTTACGAAGACACCGATGGCGATGGCAAACACGACAAACGGACGGTGTTTCTCGAAAATGGAGTGAACCTGACTGGAATCGAGCTTGGCTTTGGCGGTGTCTGGTTAACCGCTACCCCGAATCTAATTTTTGTACCCGACCGTGATGGCGACGATCGTCCCGATGGGCCCGCCGAGGTGTTACTCGATGGTTGGGATCTCACAGCGCGACATAACGTATTCAACAGTTTAATCTGGGGGCCTGATGGATGGCTCTACGGTTGCAACGGCATCCTCTCAAATTCAAAGATCGGTGCCCCGGGAACGCCGGACGATCAACGCACGTTGATGAATTGCGGCGTATGGCGATACCATCCCACTCGCAAAACCTTCGCGGTGATGGCGAGTGGTACGACCAATCCTTGGGGACTCGATTTTGACGAGTACGGACAAGCGTTTATCACGAATTGCGTGATCAAACACCTTTTCCATGTGGTGCCTGGCGCCCACTACGATCGGATGTTTGGCCAGGATGTGAATCCATACGCCTACACGTTGTTGCCGAGTTGTGCCGACCACATTCATTGGGGCGGAGGACACTGGACCGAATCACGCTCGGGTGACGCTCACGACGATCCGGGCGGAGGCCATGCACACTCAGGTTGTGCGATCTATCTGGGCGACAATTTCCCAGCGGAATACCGTAACAACGTCTTCATGTGCAACATCCACGGTAGCCGTTTGAATCGAGACACATTGGACCGTGAAGGCCCCAGCTACGTGGCACATCACGCGCGAGACTTCCTGCTCGCCAACGACCCATGGTTTCGCGGCATCTCCGTCAAGTGCGGCCCCGACGGTGGGCTCTATATTACGGATTGGACTGATACCGGCGAGTGTCACAATTACGAAGTCGCGGATAAGTCCAATGGACGTATCTATCGAGTGACTTATGGCGAGGCGAAGCGTGCACCAAGTAACCTTGCGAAGGCGTCCCACGAAGATCTGGTTGCCATGCAATTTGATCGTAATGAGTGGAATGTCCGTCAATCGCGGCGTTTATTACAAGAACGTTCGGTTGATCCGAAGGTGGCGCGGAGCATTGCCGATTTGCTGATCCAAATGCACCCCAAGGACGACCGGGAAGCGGTCCGACAATTGTGGGCGCTGTATGCTGTCGGCGGAATGGACGCGATTGGCCGCGCCGGAATCGTTCAAGACACTGCGTCGGAGTGGGTTCGCTTCTGGATGATACAGCTGGCTGCGGACGAACCCGACGCGTGGTCGTCGCAACTACGCGATCAAATCGCAGTTCAACTTGTCGATTCCACGCCGCTGATCCGGCGCTCACTCGCTTCAACTTGCCAACAGCGAATTCGACTCGGTTATTTGGATGAAGTTCGTGAGATACTATTACAACTGATCTCCAACCGCGATGACGCCAACGACACCACGCTGCAAACGCTTAATTGGTACGCCGTCGAACCGGTCGTGGCTTCGCATCCCGAGCTGGTACTGCAGTGGATGCCACAAATCACCATGCCGTTGGTCCGCACCCATATCGCTCGGCGAATGATGACGCTCGAGGGCGGTTTCGACCGCTTGGCAAAACAGTGGCGGACTGCGGAGGACTCCGCTTGGCAGGCGGATACACTACGAGGCACACTCGAAGCCTACGCAGGCGTGGAAAAGCTCTCCATGCCCGAGGCTTGGCCCGAGACCTACGCGCGGTTGCAAACGCATCCCGACGCCGAGGTTCAACATGCCGCAAAATTGCTAGGCACCCTCTTTGGTGACCTCAACGTAATCGAAGGCTTCCGCGAGCTGGCAAACGACCCAACGGAGGATCCCCAGCAACGGTTAGTCGCACTCGAGATCCTGTTAACGCGGAAGGCCGATCGAATGGGGCCAACGCTGCGTAAACTGTTGGATGACAAGGAGTTGCGCACAGCAGCGATTCGTGGTTTGGTGTCCGTTGGTGGCAAGGAGGTCCCGGAGCTATTGCTCGCCCGGTATGCCGACGTCACGCCGGCACAGCGTCAAGAGATCATCCAGAGTCTGACGACGCGACCGGAATACGCCTATCCGCTATTGGACGCGATTGACAAGGGCCGCATTCCTCGAGGCGACGTTTCCGCTTTGATCGTTCGTCAATTACAAGCGATCAACGACGAAAGCCTGTCACGCCGGTTAGTTGAGGTGTGGGGTGAGGTGCGCCCCGTTTCGGAGACCAAACGCGAGCTGATTGAAAAGTATCGAGCCGAATTTACCCCCGCAGCATTGGCGGCGGCCAATCTGGCGGAGGGCAAAAAGGTATACACGCAAACATGCGCATCGTGCCACAAACTTTTTGACGAAGGGGGTGAGCTGGCACCGGAATTGACCGGATCCCAACGAGCGAACCTCGACTATTTGTTAGACAACATTCTCGATCCCAGTGCGATCGTTCCTGTGAACTATCGCGTCGTCGTACTGTTGCTTGATGACGGCCGCATTTTGCAGGGAGTGGTCGAGAATGAAAATCCGCTGCAACTCACGTTACGGACCGCAACCGAAGAAATCGTCGTCCCGCTAGACAGCATCGAAGTGCGGAAACGTTCGAGTCTTTCGATGATGCCTGAAGGGATGCTGGAACACTTGACCGCGGAACAACGACGGGATTTAATCGCCTACCTGCAATCTCCCTCAGGAGAGGTAAAGTAA
- a CDS encoding MarR family winged helix-turn-helix transcriptional regulator: MKQPFESCEQEAILNLLRTNDRFMNRFGRLFRQFELTPSQYNVLRILRGEGKPMPCQEIAGRMIQVVPAMTGLLDRLEKQGLVARERSSEDRRVVYIELTATAKDLLKQMDSPVMELHSQLIGHLTRTELNELSRLLEKARLSVQEDDR; the protein is encoded by the coding sequence ATGAAGCAACCATTCGAATCGTGCGAACAAGAGGCGATTTTGAATCTGTTGCGCACGAATGACCGGTTCATGAATCGGTTCGGCCGCTTGTTTCGTCAATTTGAACTCACCCCTTCTCAATACAACGTCTTACGCATCCTGCGAGGCGAAGGCAAACCGATGCCCTGCCAAGAGATTGCGGGCCGAATGATTCAGGTTGTCCCAGCGATGACAGGCCTGTTGGACCGACTCGAGAAACAAGGACTCGTTGCGCGAGAGCGCAGTAGCGAAGACCGTCGAGTCGTCTATATCGAGCTGACCGCAACGGCCAAGGATTTGCTAAAGCAAATGGATAGCCCCGTGATGGAGCTTCACAGCCAATTGATTGGACACCTCACTCGAACGGAGCTAAACGAGCTTAGTCGCCTGCTTGAAAAAGCCCGGTTGAGTGTCCAAGAGGATGATCGTTAA
- a CDS encoding endonuclease/exonuclease/phosphatase family protein: MTQNQERNPKRGRLCLLRSWRIAAITFLIVVCVGGANAQAEPEGTRLRVLCYNIHYGQGTDGNYDVPRLARVIAAVKPDLVALQEIDVGVRRSGRVHQARRLAELTGMAVRFGPTQHYEGGLFGNAVLTRLPILDVAIHPLPYTEATAEQVTYPRGAIAVTVRAPDNQPLRFVSTHFQHNVAEDRLAEAAEINRLFASDDAIPTILAGDINAPPDSPPVNELLQHWTNAIDDTASPSVPAGKPNARIDYIFYRPASAFELLNTQVIAEPVASDHRPVFAEFEMLRK; this comes from the coding sequence GTGACGCAGAATCAAGAACGCAATCCCAAGCGGGGCAGGCTTTGTTTGCTACGGTCGTGGCGCATTGCCGCAATCACGTTTCTGATCGTGGTCTGCGTTGGTGGGGCTAACGCGCAAGCGGAACCCGAGGGCACGAGGTTGCGGGTGCTGTGCTACAACATCCACTATGGGCAAGGAACCGATGGCAATTACGATGTGCCGCGACTCGCCCGCGTGATCGCTGCGGTGAAACCCGATCTCGTTGCGTTGCAGGAGATCGATGTTGGTGTCAGGCGATCGGGGCGCGTTCACCAAGCTCGGCGGCTTGCCGAGCTGACCGGGATGGCGGTGCGATTCGGTCCGACTCAGCATTACGAAGGCGGGTTGTTCGGAAACGCCGTGTTGACCCGGTTGCCTATTCTCGATGTCGCGATTCATCCGCTGCCCTATACCGAGGCGACGGCGGAGCAAGTGACCTACCCGCGGGGCGCGATTGCGGTGACCGTTCGTGCGCCGGACAACCAACCCCTGCGATTCGTCAGCACTCACTTTCAACACAATGTCGCCGAGGACCGGCTTGCCGAAGCGGCAGAGATCAACCGATTGTTCGCGAGCGACGATGCGATTCCAACGATTCTGGCGGGTGACATCAATGCCCCGCCTGACTCGCCGCCGGTGAATGAGTTGCTTCAGCATTGGACCAACGCGATCGACGACACCGCCTCACCTAGTGTTCCGGCGGGTAAACCGAACGCCCGGATCGATTACATCTTCTATCGACCAGCCTCTGCATTTGAACTGCTTAACACTCAAGTCATCGCGGAGCCGGTCGCGTCGGATCATCGCCCCGTCTTCGCGGAGTTCGAGATGCTTCGCAAATAG
- a CDS encoding DMT family transporter, with the protein MTEQTAEHRSTADTRRDATVGITLAIVGTFLFALKSIFIKLAFAAGATPTLLLTVRMLLALPFYVLVLWYLQRSKDVQPVSQSLATRSFALGFLGYYLASYLDLSGLSYISAQLERLTLFTYPAMVAVLAWMFLGERLSGRILIAILSSYAGVGLMYGQERTFSQGTDVGLGVILVFGSALSYSLYVLFAKPTMQRIGSRQFTSLAMIGSTFFVGVHFLATQNIRDFAKLPPIVYGYGAILAFVCTVVPSFMINEAIVRIGATRTTVIGSIGPVLTMMLAIAVLDEPSSLQHFAGMAVAILGVSLVARR; encoded by the coding sequence TTGACCGAGCAAACCGCCGAGCATCGTTCTACCGCCGATACGCGCCGCGACGCGACGGTAGGAATCACGTTGGCAATTGTCGGCACGTTCCTGTTTGCACTCAAATCCATTTTTATCAAGTTGGCCTTCGCCGCTGGGGCGACTCCCACCTTGCTACTGACCGTGCGGATGTTATTGGCGCTGCCGTTCTATGTGCTGGTGCTGTGGTATTTACAGAGATCGAAGGACGTCCAACCGGTGTCCCAGTCGTTAGCCACGCGGTCGTTCGCACTTGGATTTCTGGGATACTATTTGGCGTCCTATCTTGATCTTTCGGGACTTTCCTACATCTCGGCTCAACTTGAACGGCTGACACTTTTCACCTACCCAGCGATGGTCGCGGTGTTGGCGTGGATGTTTCTGGGGGAGCGGCTCAGCGGGCGAATCCTCATCGCGATCCTCAGTTCCTATGCCGGAGTGGGGCTAATGTACGGTCAGGAGCGAACGTTTTCGCAAGGGACCGATGTCGGACTCGGCGTGATTCTGGTGTTTGGCTCGGCGTTGAGCTATTCACTGTACGTTCTGTTCGCCAAACCCACGATGCAGCGAATCGGCAGCCGCCAATTCACCAGTCTTGCCATGATTGGATCGACCTTCTTTGTTGGTGTTCATTTTCTCGCCACGCAAAACATCCGTGACTTCGCCAAACTGCCACCGATCGTGTACGGTTACGGTGCGATATTAGCATTCGTATGCACGGTCGTTCCCAGTTTTATGATCAACGAGGCGATCGTCAGGATTGGAGCGACACGGACGACCGTGATCGGCTCGATTGGGCCCGTGTTGACGATGATGTTAGCGATCGCGGTGCTCGACGAACCTTCCTCGTTGCAACATTTCGCGGGCATGGCGGTCGCGATCCTTGGCGTCAGCCTGGTGGCGCGGCGATAG
- a CDS encoding DUF1501 domain-containing protein: MSQKTHNARQRNQQRSRRAFLVASASGFAGLQFGVPQRLAADAPVTAPQLNANSLATGGKAKSVILFFLCGGASHVDTWDMKPDAPAEYRGPFSPIATSAPQIRLCEHLPMLSRQAHHLAVVNSIGASVSTNDHHAGYYYNLTGHEPDSTFLSLGNDRRPYADDWPYIGSVVGARRDGNSSLPNSLTLPHQPSKAPYTRPGQFAARLGVEFDPLYVHASVDDPLKFHAPSLVLSGDVTPDQLRSRQQLLKTLDVARANFENVPAERTWKLHQQRALDLMLSSNATKVFDVASETDATRQRYGASVNAASLLMARRLVEAEVPFITVFWKENEAIKKQCKSAGGWDTHGDNFNCLKDHLLPEFDRAFSALLEDLEQRNLLEQTLVLVTSEMGRTPKIGDPRSGGVGGAGRDHWTHCMSVLMAGGGIRGGQTYGTSDRLGEYPAERPLTPADIAKTVYFASGVDDLRAEDGQGRPYNLLEEGNALTTLF, translated from the coding sequence ATGAGCCAGAAGACGCATAACGCAAGACAACGTAATCAACAACGTAGTCGCCGCGCATTTCTGGTTGCTTCGGCCAGCGGATTTGCTGGACTTCAATTTGGAGTCCCACAACGGCTCGCCGCAGATGCCCCGGTCACCGCTCCCCAACTCAATGCAAACTCGCTCGCCACAGGTGGCAAAGCGAAATCAGTGATTCTATTCTTCCTTTGTGGGGGGGCGTCGCATGTCGATACATGGGACATGAAGCCCGACGCTCCGGCGGAGTATCGTGGTCCCTTTTCGCCGATCGCTACCTCCGCGCCGCAAATTCGTCTCTGCGAGCATTTGCCGATGCTATCCCGGCAAGCGCATCACTTGGCGGTGGTCAATTCGATCGGTGCATCGGTGAGTACCAACGATCATCATGCCGGTTATTATTACAATTTGACGGGGCATGAGCCCGATTCCACCTTCCTTTCGCTCGGCAATGATCGTCGTCCCTACGCCGATGATTGGCCCTATATCGGTTCAGTCGTTGGGGCGCGGCGGGATGGGAATTCGAGTCTGCCCAATTCGCTCACATTGCCTCATCAACCGAGTAAGGCACCGTACACCCGCCCCGGTCAATTTGCGGCTCGATTGGGAGTCGAATTTGATCCACTCTACGTTCATGCTTCGGTCGATGATCCGCTGAAGTTCCATGCCCCGTCGCTGGTGTTGTCCGGTGATGTCACTCCCGATCAATTGCGATCCCGCCAACAATTGCTCAAGACGCTCGACGTTGCCCGAGCCAACTTTGAAAATGTTCCCGCCGAAAGAACCTGGAAGCTGCATCAACAGCGAGCGCTCGATTTAATGCTCTCTTCTAACGCGACCAAGGTGTTTGATGTCGCTAGCGAAACCGACGCAACGCGTCAGCGGTATGGCGCCTCGGTGAATGCCGCCAGCCTGTTGATGGCTCGGCGATTGGTCGAGGCCGAAGTCCCATTTATCACGGTGTTTTGGAAAGAGAATGAAGCGATCAAGAAACAGTGTAAAAGCGCCGGCGGCTGGGATACACACGGCGATAACTTTAACTGCTTGAAAGATCACTTGTTGCCCGAGTTTGATCGAGCATTCTCTGCGTTGCTGGAAGACCTTGAGCAACGCAACCTGCTTGAGCAAACGTTGGTGTTAGTCACCAGCGAGATGGGACGCACCCCGAAGATTGGTGATCCCCGCTCCGGCGGAGTCGGCGGCGCAGGGCGTGACCATTGGACCCATTGCATGAGCGTGTTGATGGCCGGTGGCGGAATTCGAGGTGGCCAGACTTATGGCACCAGTGATCGTTTGGGCGAATATCCTGCCGAACGTCCGCTAACCCCCGCGGACATCGCCAAGACGGTCTACTTTGCCAGTGGTGTGGACGATCTACGCGCCGAGGATGGGCAAGGCCGCCCCTATAATTTGCTCGAAGAAGGAAACGCCCTGACCACCTTGTTTTAG